The following proteins are encoded in a genomic region of Roseisolibacter agri:
- a CDS encoding lysophospholipid acyltransferase family protein: MRTLLAAPALLILTLVCGGIVLVAQLLGIPDGPGTIYEKAPRWWAKGMLLASGTKVVIHGEERMRTGEPRIFVSNHISWYDVLVLVAYLPRYSFVAKAEIFKVPLFGGAARAVGTIPIERENRKAAFQSYEEAAARMKGGRNVVVFPEGTRGPEYALRPFKKGPFVLAIAAGAPIVPTLIHGTIEVLPRGSFWLRAGRVDVHLLEPVPTAGLAYDQRDELARRVYDRLAAAQQSLYGIASPALPGAAAPSDTPVVRAG, encoded by the coding sequence ATGCGCACCCTCCTCGCCGCCCCGGCCCTCCTGATCCTCACGCTCGTCTGCGGTGGGATCGTCCTCGTGGCCCAGCTGCTCGGGATTCCCGACGGTCCGGGGACCATCTACGAGAAGGCGCCGCGGTGGTGGGCGAAGGGGATGCTGCTCGCGTCGGGCACGAAGGTGGTGATCCACGGCGAGGAGCGCATGCGCACCGGCGAGCCGCGCATCTTCGTCAGCAACCACATCAGCTGGTACGACGTCCTGGTGCTGGTCGCCTACCTGCCGCGCTACTCGTTCGTCGCCAAGGCCGAGATCTTCAAGGTGCCGCTGTTCGGCGGCGCGGCGCGCGCGGTGGGGACGATCCCGATCGAGCGCGAGAACCGGAAGGCCGCGTTCCAGTCGTACGAGGAGGCGGCGGCGCGCATGAAGGGCGGCCGCAACGTCGTCGTCTTCCCCGAGGGGACGCGCGGGCCCGAGTACGCGCTGCGCCCGTTCAAGAAGGGGCCGTTCGTGCTCGCGATCGCGGCCGGCGCGCCGATCGTGCCGACGCTCATCCACGGCACCATCGAGGTGCTGCCGCGCGGCTCGTTCTGGCTGCGCGCCGGGCGGGTGGACGTGCACCTGCTGGAGCCCGTGCCGACCGCCGGTCTGGCGTACGACCAGCGCGACGAGCTCGCGCGCCGCGTCTACGACCGCCTCGCCGCGGCCCAGCAGTCGCTGTACGGCATCGCGAGCCCCGCGCTGCCGGGGGCCGCCGCACCGAGCGATACGCCCGTGGTCCGCGCGGGCTGA
- the eno gene encoding phosphopyruvate hydratase translates to MPTIIDISAREILDSRGNPTVEVDVTLESGAAGRAAVPSGASTGEHEALELRDGDAKRYLGKGVLQAVQNIEEQIGPALVGMEASDQIGIDRLMLELDGTENKAKLGANAILGVSMAVARAAAFELELPLYRYLGGPMARLLPTPLMNVVNGGAHATNTVDFQEFMIVPVGAETFGDALRMGAEVFHHLKKVLVKRKLATGVGDEGGFAPDLKTDEEAITVILEAVEAAGYAPGKEIALALDCAASELYKGGTYTFKKSGAGARDAQGMIDLYSEWLEKYPIVSIEDGLAESDWEGWAKLTSALGDRVQLVGDDLFVTNTEFLSRGIEEDVANSILVKVNQIGTLTETLEAIELARAAGYSAIISHRSGETEDTFIADLAVATNAGQIKTGSASRSDRIAKYNQLLRIEQALGEAAEFAAGGPFGL, encoded by the coding sequence ATGCCCACGATCATCGACATCAGCGCCCGCGAGATCCTCGACAGCCGTGGCAATCCGACCGTCGAGGTGGACGTCACGCTGGAGAGCGGCGCCGCCGGCCGCGCCGCGGTGCCGAGCGGCGCCTCGACGGGCGAGCACGAGGCGCTGGAGCTGCGCGACGGCGACGCCAAGCGCTACCTGGGCAAGGGCGTGCTGCAGGCCGTGCAGAACATCGAGGAGCAGATCGGGCCCGCGCTCGTCGGCATGGAGGCGAGCGACCAGATCGGCATCGACCGCCTGATGCTCGAGCTGGACGGCACCGAGAACAAGGCGAAGCTGGGCGCGAACGCGATCCTCGGCGTGTCGATGGCCGTCGCGCGCGCGGCCGCGTTCGAGCTGGAGCTCCCGCTCTATCGCTACCTGGGCGGCCCGATGGCGCGCCTGCTCCCGACGCCGCTGATGAACGTGGTGAACGGCGGCGCGCACGCGACGAACACGGTCGACTTCCAGGAGTTCATGATCGTGCCCGTGGGCGCCGAGACGTTCGGCGACGCGCTGCGCATGGGCGCCGAGGTGTTCCACCACCTCAAGAAGGTGCTCGTGAAGCGGAAGCTCGCCACGGGCGTCGGCGACGAGGGCGGCTTCGCGCCCGACCTGAAGACCGACGAGGAGGCGATCACCGTCATCCTCGAGGCGGTCGAGGCGGCGGGCTACGCGCCGGGCAAGGAGATCGCGCTCGCGCTGGACTGCGCGGCGTCGGAGCTCTACAAGGGCGGCACGTACACGTTCAAGAAGAGCGGCGCCGGCGCGCGCGACGCGCAGGGGATGATCGACCTCTACTCCGAGTGGCTGGAGAAGTATCCCATCGTCTCGATCGAGGACGGGCTCGCGGAGAGCGACTGGGAGGGCTGGGCGAAGCTGACGTCGGCGCTGGGTGACCGCGTGCAGCTCGTGGGCGACGACCTGTTCGTCACCAACACCGAGTTCCTGTCGCGCGGGATCGAGGAGGACGTGGCGAACTCGATCCTGGTGAAGGTCAACCAGATCGGCACGCTGACCGAGACGCTGGAGGCGATCGAGCTCGCGCGCGCGGCCGGCTACAGCGCGATCATCTCGCACCGCTCGGGCGAGACCGAGGACACGTTCATCGCCGACCTCGCGGTGGCGACGAACGCGGGGCAGATCAAGACGGGCTCGGCGTCGCGCTCGGACCGGATCGCGAAGTACAACCAGCTGCTGCGCATCGAGCAGGCGCTGGGTGAGGCCGCGGAGTTCGCGGCCGGCGGCCCGTTCGGGCTCTGA
- a CDS encoding FtsB family cell division protein: MSWVKRAVWTAIGVGVAAFAVQGGEYGTSDLLAQRARRQALQAEVDSLQRQVDSLRTLEKRLRSDPVLQERVAREEFGMVRGDRELLYRFAEPRVSDTAGTGRVRTARARPDS; this comes from the coding sequence ATGTCGTGGGTGAAGCGCGCGGTGTGGACCGCGATCGGCGTGGGCGTGGCGGCGTTCGCGGTGCAGGGCGGGGAGTACGGCACCTCGGACCTGCTGGCGCAGCGCGCGCGCCGGCAGGCGCTGCAGGCGGAGGTGGACTCGCTGCAGCGGCAGGTGGACTCGCTGCGCACGCTGGAGAAGCGGCTGCGCAGCGACCCCGTGCTGCAGGAGCGCGTGGCGCGCGAGGAGTTCGGGATGGTGCGCGGCGACCGCGAGCTGCTGTACCGGTTCGCGGAGCCGCGCGTGTCGGACACGGCCGGAACGGGCCGCGTGCGGACCGCGCGCGCGCGGCCGGACTCCTGA
- a CDS encoding aldo/keto reductase — MRRSPNDSPDRAPDALGRRDLLKLLVGAGAALSLDPARLAASTIAPSLDWLVAQGLVSKPIPSSGERIPVIGVGTARRYESAATEAERAPLREVVRNLPKLGGRLIDTAPSYGQAESVVGDLVAEVGNRDQLFIATKVGRGRQGVQAGKDEIEASFRKLKTDRIDMLQIHNLGGVPEMLPVLREMKQAKRIRYYGVTTSSDGQYAALEEFMKREPMDVVQVDYAIDNRGVEERILPLAAEKGIAVLTNLPFGRGRVFEKLGKQPLPDWAKAIGITTWAQFALKYVVSHPAVTVAIPGTAKLEYLTDNLGAARGPMPDDATRRRMAALVESA, encoded by the coding sequence ATGCGTCGCTCCCCGAACGACTCGCCGGACCGCGCGCCCGACGCGCTCGGCCGCCGCGACCTGCTGAAGCTCCTCGTCGGCGCGGGGGCCGCGCTGTCGCTCGATCCCGCCCGCCTCGCCGCGTCGACCATCGCGCCGTCGCTCGACTGGCTGGTCGCGCAGGGGCTCGTCTCCAAGCCCATCCCCTCGTCGGGCGAGCGGATCCCCGTGATCGGCGTCGGCACCGCGCGCCGCTACGAGTCCGCCGCGACCGAGGCCGAGCGCGCGCCGCTGCGCGAGGTCGTGCGCAACCTGCCGAAGCTGGGCGGGCGCCTGATCGACACGGCGCCGAGCTATGGCCAGGCGGAGAGCGTCGTCGGCGACCTGGTGGCGGAGGTCGGCAATCGCGACCAGCTCTTCATCGCCACGAAGGTCGGCCGCGGCCGGCAGGGCGTGCAGGCCGGCAAGGACGAGATCGAGGCGTCGTTCCGCAAGCTGAAGACGGATCGCATCGACATGCTGCAGATCCACAACCTCGGCGGCGTGCCGGAGATGCTGCCCGTGCTGCGCGAGATGAAGCAGGCGAAGCGCATCCGCTACTACGGCGTCACCACGTCGTCCGACGGCCAGTACGCCGCGCTCGAGGAGTTCATGAAGCGCGAGCCGATGGACGTCGTGCAGGTGGACTACGCCATCGACAACCGCGGCGTCGAGGAGCGCATCCTGCCGCTCGCGGCGGAGAAGGGGATCGCGGTGCTCACGAACCTCCCGTTCGGCCGCGGGCGCGTGTTCGAGAAGCTCGGCAAGCAGCCGCTCCCCGACTGGGCGAAGGCGATCGGCATCACGACGTGGGCGCAGTTCGCGCTCAAGTACGTCGTGTCCCACCCCGCGGTCACGGTGGCGATCCCCGGCACCGCGAAGCTCGAATACCTGACCGACAACCTCGGCGCCGCGCGCGGCCCGATGCCCGACGACGCGACGCGCCGCCGCATGGCCGCGCTGGTGGAGAGCGCGTGA
- a CDS encoding NTP/NDP exchange transporter — MSAGVTTRVSDSALARAIGARGGEGKALLWSCAYYFLVLTAYYILRPIRDEMGVAGGVENLAWLFTGTLAGMLLLHPLYTWIVARLTRRRFIALTYRFFIANLVIFYLLLRAAGGDTPDPARAVWIGRAFFIWTSVFNLFVVSVFWSFTTDMYRPAQSRRLFGVIAVGGTLGSILGSSITSALAGTLGAANLLLVSGLFLEAAAWAARALETREPELAAAAQADVAEGERDRAAVTQPEAKDAVIGGGVADGVRHVLASPYLLGIAVVMLFFTISSTFLYFQQSQIAKDTFGADSAGRTQFFANVDLLVNALTLVAQVFLTGRVLRWLGVGIGLAFLPAVSLLGFAAIGIAPVLPAVVVLQVLRRVGNFAIQRPAREVLYTVLPRTDKYKSKNFNDTFVYRLGDQVGAWSATLIGWLGFGLSGLSWTMVPLSAAWLALAFWLGARYRGLQAGAEPAPRPALEPRPNIA, encoded by the coding sequence GTGAGCGCGGGTGTGACCACGCGCGTGAGCGACAGCGCGCTCGCACGCGCGATCGGCGCGCGCGGCGGCGAGGGGAAGGCGCTGCTCTGGTCGTGCGCCTACTACTTCCTCGTCCTCACGGCGTACTACATCCTGCGCCCCATCCGCGACGAGATGGGCGTCGCCGGCGGCGTCGAGAACCTGGCGTGGCTGTTCACGGGCACGCTGGCGGGCATGCTGCTGCTGCACCCGCTGTACACGTGGATCGTCGCGCGGCTGACGCGCCGCCGCTTCATCGCGCTCACGTACCGGTTCTTCATCGCGAACCTGGTGATCTTCTACCTGCTGCTGCGCGCGGCGGGAGGCGACACGCCCGACCCCGCGCGCGCGGTGTGGATCGGGCGCGCGTTCTTCATCTGGACGAGCGTCTTCAACCTGTTCGTGGTGTCGGTCTTCTGGTCGTTCACGACCGACATGTACCGGCCCGCGCAGAGCCGGCGCCTGTTCGGCGTGATCGCGGTCGGCGGCACGCTCGGCTCGATCCTGGGCAGCTCCATCACGTCGGCGCTGGCGGGCACGCTCGGCGCCGCGAACCTGCTGCTGGTGTCGGGGCTCTTCCTGGAAGCGGCGGCGTGGGCGGCGCGCGCGCTCGAGACGCGCGAGCCGGAGCTCGCGGCCGCCGCCCAGGCCGACGTGGCCGAAGGGGAGCGCGACCGCGCGGCGGTGACGCAGCCCGAGGCGAAGGACGCGGTCATCGGCGGCGGCGTCGCGGACGGCGTGCGGCACGTGCTGGCGTCGCCGTACCTGCTCGGCATCGCGGTGGTGATGCTCTTCTTCACCATCTCGTCGACCTTCCTCTACTTCCAGCAGTCGCAGATCGCGAAGGACACGTTCGGCGCCGACTCGGCCGGGCGCACGCAGTTCTTCGCCAACGTGGACCTGCTGGTGAACGCGCTGACGCTCGTCGCGCAGGTGTTCCTGACCGGCCGCGTCCTGCGCTGGCTCGGCGTCGGGATCGGGCTCGCGTTCCTGCCCGCGGTCAGCCTGCTGGGCTTCGCGGCCATCGGCATCGCGCCGGTGCTGCCCGCCGTGGTCGTGCTGCAGGTGCTGCGGCGCGTCGGCAACTTCGCGATCCAGCGCCCCGCCCGCGAGGTGCTGTACACCGTCCTCCCGCGCACCGACAAGTACAAGTCGAAGAACTTCAACGACACCTTCGTTTACCGCCTGGGGGACCAGGTGGGCGCGTGGTCGGCGACGCTCATCGGGTGGCTGGGCTTCGGCCTCTCGGGGCTGTCGTGGACGATGGTCCCGCTGTCGGCCGCGTGGCTGGCGCTCGCGTTCTGGCTGGGCGCGCGCTACCGCGGGCTGCAGGCGGGAGCCGAGCCCGCGCCGCGGCCCGCGCTGGAGCCGCGGCCCAACATCGCGTGA
- the proC gene encoding pyrroline-5-carboxylate reductase: protein MLHTSNSSAAAAVAQLDGASLAGRRLALIGAGTMGRAIAGGLQRAGAFPDAAIAVVDHHDSTARALASEIAGAHVDDLAGACRDADVVLLCVKPKDVAGVLATLRGADALAHAPLLISIAAGVSIATLEAGTGGRVPVIRAMPNTASQIGRGCTVVSRGALATDEHLAIAETIFTSVGRCLALDERHLDAVTAVSASGPAFIYVVLEALTDGAVSCGLPRDAAMELVARMTQGAAEMVLATGRHPAALKDDVTTPGGCTIAGLMVLEDGRARSVLARTIETTARVAAGLGR, encoded by the coding sequence ATGCTCCACACCAGCAACTCCTCCGCCGCGGCCGCCGTCGCGCAGCTCGACGGCGCCTCGCTCGCGGGACGACGACTCGCGCTGATCGGCGCGGGCACGATGGGCCGCGCGATCGCGGGCGGCCTGCAGCGCGCCGGCGCCTTTCCCGACGCCGCGATCGCGGTCGTCGACCACCACGACAGCACCGCGCGCGCGCTCGCGAGCGAGATCGCGGGCGCCCACGTGGACGATCTCGCGGGCGCGTGCCGCGACGCCGACGTCGTGCTGCTGTGCGTGAAGCCCAAGGACGTCGCGGGCGTGCTCGCGACGCTGCGCGGCGCCGACGCGCTGGCGCACGCGCCCCTCCTGATCTCCATCGCCGCGGGCGTCTCGATCGCGACGCTGGAGGCGGGGACGGGCGGCCGCGTGCCCGTGATCCGCGCGATGCCGAACACCGCGTCGCAGATCGGGCGCGGGTGCACGGTGGTGTCGCGCGGCGCGCTCGCGACCGACGAGCACCTCGCGATCGCGGAGACGATCTTCACCAGCGTCGGCCGCTGCCTGGCGCTCGACGAGCGGCACCTCGACGCGGTGACCGCAGTGTCGGCGAGCGGGCCGGCGTTCATCTACGTCGTGCTGGAGGCGCTCACCGACGGCGCCGTGTCGTGCGGGCTGCCCCGCGACGCGGCGATGGAGCTGGTCGCGCGCATGACGCAGGGCGCGGCCGAGATGGTGCTCGCGACGGGACGGCATCCCGCGGCGCTCAAGGACGACGTCACCACGCCCGGCGGCTGCACGATCGCCGGGCTGATGGTGCTGGAGGACGGGCGCGCGCGCAGCGTGCTGGCGCGCACGATCGAGACGACGGCGCGCGTCGCCGCGGGGCTGGGCCGATGA
- the proB gene encoding glutamate 5-kinase: MIIEDTFEAERGALVRDARRIVVKLGSNVVLDADGAPATARLERIADSLVALRATGREVLLVSSGAVGLGRHVCGARTAMTRQAEAAVGQGRLLAFYHHAFARRGVEIAQVLLTDQDFDAGAREERLAATLDSLLAHGALPVINENDVVGDVFGAPLRPSHIRDNDALASAVARTTRASLLLLLSDVDGVYTANPAVAHDATLIPTLRKVTHELIVASVGRGARGRGGMASKLAAASNASGAGIGVVIANGHADGVIDRILRGEAVGTLVTRRTS; this comes from the coding sequence ATGATCATCGAGGACACCTTCGAGGCCGAGCGCGGCGCGCTGGTGCGCGATGCGCGCCGCATCGTCGTGAAGCTGGGGAGCAACGTCGTGCTGGACGCCGATGGCGCGCCCGCGACGGCGCGGCTGGAGCGGATCGCCGACTCGCTGGTGGCGCTGCGTGCGACCGGGCGCGAGGTGCTGCTGGTGTCGTCCGGCGCCGTCGGGCTGGGCCGGCACGTCTGCGGCGCACGGACGGCCATGACGCGGCAGGCGGAGGCGGCAGTCGGGCAGGGGCGTCTGCTGGCCTTCTATCACCACGCCTTCGCTCGACGCGGCGTCGAGATCGCGCAGGTGCTGCTGACGGATCAGGACTTCGACGCGGGGGCGCGCGAGGAGCGGCTCGCGGCAACCCTGGATTCGCTCCTGGCACATGGCGCGCTCCCCGTGATCAACGAGAACGACGTCGTGGGGGACGTCTTCGGCGCCCCGCTGCGTCCCTCGCACATCCGCGACAACGATGCGCTGGCGTCGGCGGTCGCGCGGACGACGCGCGCCTCGCTCCTGCTGCTCCTGTCGGACGTGGACGGCGTCTACACCGCGAACCCCGCGGTGGCGCACGACGCCACGCTCATTCCGACGCTGCGGAAGGTGACGCACGAGCTGATCGTCGCCTCCGTGGGGCGCGGCGCGCGGGGACGTGGGGGCATGGCATCCAAGCTGGCGGCGGCGTCGAACGCGTCCGGCGCCGGCATCGGCGTCGTGATCGCCAATGGGCACGCCGACGGCGTGATCGACCGCATCCTGCGCGGCGAGGCGGTGGGGACGCTGGTGACGCGGAGGACGTCGTGA
- a CDS encoding glutamate-5-semialdehyde dehydrogenase: MTAADEVRALALAAKAASRVVAALPSEVRRHAVLSLADALLASRDAILAANAADVVDAREAVAAGEMSAATLQRLTLDARKLSEVAVQLREVAAQDEPVGRVRERTLLDDGLELRRVTCPIGVVAAVFEARPDAVTQIVALALRSANAVVLKPGREVRRTARAIVDAMHACLRTGGAIPPAAIAMVDDRAAVDVLLTLDDLIDLVVPRGSQALVRSVMQRTRIPVLGHADGVCHVYLDAAADPAMAVELVVDAKVQYPSACNAVEVVLVHRDAAPTLIPALVTRLRAEGVTLGGCARTVALAPDDVSLAADDDWHTEWGDLRLTIGVVDDVDAAIAHVNAHGSHHTDAIVTEANGAADAFLARVDSACVFHNASTRFADGFRFGLGAELGIGTGKLHARGPVGLEGLTTYRWELRGSGQRVASYAGAGARAFRHERLPAGDGAR, translated from the coding sequence GTGACCGCGGCCGACGAGGTGCGCGCGCTCGCCCTCGCCGCGAAGGCTGCGTCGCGCGTGGTCGCCGCGCTGCCGTCGGAGGTGCGCCGGCATGCAGTGCTCTCGCTCGCCGACGCGCTGCTGGCGTCGCGCGACGCCATCCTCGCCGCGAACGCCGCCGACGTGGTCGACGCGCGCGAGGCCGTGGCTGCCGGCGAGATGAGCGCCGCCACGCTGCAGCGCCTGACGCTCGACGCGCGCAAGCTGTCGGAGGTGGCGGTGCAGCTGCGCGAGGTCGCCGCGCAGGACGAGCCGGTGGGACGCGTCCGCGAGCGCACGCTCCTGGACGACGGCCTGGAGCTGCGCCGCGTGACGTGCCCGATCGGCGTCGTGGCGGCGGTGTTCGAGGCGCGTCCCGACGCGGTCACGCAGATCGTCGCGCTCGCGCTCCGCTCGGCCAACGCGGTGGTGCTCAAGCCCGGGCGCGAGGTGCGGCGCACGGCGCGCGCGATCGTGGACGCGATGCACGCGTGCCTCCGCACGGGCGGCGCGATCCCGCCCGCCGCGATCGCGATGGTGGACGACCGCGCGGCGGTGGACGTGCTGCTGACGCTCGACGACCTGATCGACCTCGTGGTGCCGCGCGGCTCGCAGGCGCTCGTGCGGTCGGTGATGCAGCGCACGCGCATCCCGGTGCTGGGCCACGCCGACGGCGTGTGCCACGTCTACCTCGACGCGGCGGCCGATCCGGCGATGGCGGTGGAGCTGGTGGTGGACGCGAAGGTGCAGTATCCGTCCGCCTGCAACGCGGTGGAGGTCGTGCTCGTGCACCGCGACGCGGCGCCCACGCTGATCCCCGCGCTCGTCACGCGCCTGCGCGCGGAGGGGGTGACGCTCGGCGGCTGCGCGCGCACCGTAGCCCTCGCGCCCGACGACGTCTCGCTGGCGGCCGACGACGACTGGCACACGGAGTGGGGCGACCTGCGGCTGACGATCGGCGTCGTCGACGATGTCGACGCGGCGATCGCGCACGTGAACGCGCACGGCTCGCACCACACCGACGCGATCGTCACCGAGGCCAACGGTGCCGCGGACGCCTTCCTCGCGCGCGTCGACTCCGCGTGCGTCTTCCACAACGCGTCCACGCGCTTCGCCGACGGCTTCCGCTTCGGGCTGGGCGCGGAGCTGGGCATCGGCACGGGCAAGCTGCACGCGCGCGGGCCGGTCGGGCTGGAAGGGCTGACGACCTACCGCTGGGAGCTGCGCGGCAGCGGTCAGCGCGTGGCGTCGTACGCGGGCGCCGGCGCGCGCGCGTTCCGGCACGAGCGGCTGCCGGCCGGCGACGGCGCGCGCTGA
- a CDS encoding biliverdin-producing heme oxygenase, with amino-acid sequence MIHALLKDGTRAQHARAEASLPVMDPALTRADYARVLHALHGFHAPLERQLAAVPWDRLGLDWDARRKTPLLARDLRALGGAPADVAVIPACDRLPDASTLARALGCAYVLEGATLGGQLVRRHLARTLGLGPDTGAAYYHAYGDDVGPMWRTFLAGLAVAVEREGCPPDELLAGARDTFDALAEWLDRTLAVPA; translated from the coding sequence ATGATCCACGCCCTGTTGAAGGACGGCACCCGCGCGCAGCACGCCCGCGCCGAGGCGAGCCTGCCGGTGATGGACCCGGCGCTCACGCGCGCCGACTACGCGCGCGTGCTCCATGCGCTGCACGGCTTCCACGCGCCGCTGGAGCGGCAGCTGGCCGCCGTGCCGTGGGACCGGCTCGGGCTGGACTGGGACGCGCGCCGCAAGACGCCGCTGCTCGCGCGGGACCTGCGCGCGCTGGGCGGCGCGCCGGCCGACGTCGCGGTGATCCCCGCGTGCGATCGTCTGCCCGACGCCAGCACGCTCGCGCGCGCGCTCGGCTGCGCCTACGTGCTCGAGGGCGCGACGCTCGGCGGCCAGCTCGTGCGGCGGCACCTCGCGCGCACGCTCGGCCTCGGGCCCGATACCGGCGCGGCATACTACCATGCCTACGGCGACGACGTGGGCCCGATGTGGCGCACGTTCCTCGCCGGCCTCGCCGTCGCGGTCGAGCGCGAGGGCTGCCCGCCCGACGAGCTGCTCGCCGGCGCGCGCGACACCTTCGACGCGCTGGCCGAGTGGCTCGACCGCACGCTGGCCGTCCCCGCCTGA
- a CDS encoding DUF2383 domain-containing protein: MSPVTETPASATLIAELNDLLQLDHDALQSYTMAMHELEHSAYRETLRRFRGDHERHVEELNALIRAHGGMPIDVPHPTGLAKLAKQALGGAGTDRRVLLAFRANERQSRDKYVRAAERAAAWPADVRAAVKRGAADEERHFDWVDATLESLGERPDSPRGRARRAYDVVHARAADAVEAVGKRGMVGFEAARRGAARVGGAGRTVAVKARQRPVLTALAVVGAGVLTAAIVGGLGTRRRRRTRRG; encoded by the coding sequence GTGAGCCCCGTCACAGAGACGCCGGCCAGCGCGACGCTGATCGCCGAGCTGAACGACCTGCTGCAGCTGGACCACGACGCCCTGCAGTCGTACACGATGGCCATGCACGAGCTGGAGCACTCCGCCTACCGCGAGACGCTGCGGCGCTTCCGCGGCGACCACGAGCGGCACGTGGAGGAGCTGAACGCGCTCATTCGCGCGCACGGCGGGATGCCGATCGACGTGCCGCACCCCACCGGGCTGGCAAAGCTGGCGAAGCAGGCGCTCGGCGGGGCCGGGACCGACCGGCGGGTGCTGCTGGCGTTCCGCGCCAACGAGCGGCAGTCGCGCGACAAGTACGTGCGGGCGGCCGAGCGGGCGGCGGCGTGGCCGGCGGACGTGCGGGCGGCCGTGAAGCGCGGCGCGGCGGACGAGGAGCGCCACTTCGACTGGGTGGACGCGACGCTCGAGTCGCTGGGTGAGCGTCCGGACTCGCCGCGGGGGCGGGCGCGGCGCGCCTACGACGTGGTGCACGCGCGCGCGGCCGACGCGGTGGAGGCGGTCGGGAAGCGCGGGATGGTGGGCTTCGAGGCGGCGCGGCGTGGCGCGGCGCGCGTGGGCGGTGCGGGCCGGACGGTCGCCGTGAAGGCCCGCCAGCGTCCGGTCCTCACGGCGCTGGCCGTGGTGGGCGCCGGGGTGCTGACCGCGGCGATCGTGGGCGGGCTCGGCACGCGTCGGCGGCGGCGGACGCGGCGCGGCTGA
- the deoC gene encoding deoxyribose-phosphate aldolase — MEAKRTLPKSARGAGVTSIVDGRGPQLAPAPVDPAAGNGHADDHVARNPGTALDLDVVRALRVNRSAVERRAATLPARRTVKKEWQAAWLLRAITVIDLTTLSGDDTPGNVRRLCAKARQPVRPELLESLGVAHLGLKTGAVCVYHAYVATAVEALRGSGIPVAAVSTGFPAGLSPLRERLAEIRASVADGATEIDTVITRAHVLRGEWEALYDEVKAMREACGDAHLKVILATGELATLTNVARASEVAMQAGADFIKTSTGKEGTNATLPYALVMCRGIRAYQERTGHLVGFKPAGGIRAAKGVLEFMYVMKEELGDRWLKPDLFRVGASALLTDIERQLEHFVTGRYSAAHRHPMV; from the coding sequence ATGGAAGCCAAGCGAACCCTCCCCAAGTCCGCCCGCGGGGCCGGCGTCACGTCCATCGTGGACGGGCGCGGCCCGCAGCTGGCGCCCGCGCCGGTCGACCCTGCCGCGGGCAACGGGCACGCCGACGATCACGTCGCGCGCAACCCGGGCACGGCCCTCGACCTCGACGTCGTGCGCGCGCTGCGCGTGAACCGCAGCGCGGTCGAGCGCCGCGCGGCCACGCTCCCCGCCCGCCGCACGGTGAAGAAGGAGTGGCAGGCGGCGTGGCTGCTGCGCGCCATCACCGTCATCGACCTCACCACGCTCTCGGGCGACGACACCCCGGGCAACGTGCGCCGGCTGTGTGCCAAGGCGCGCCAGCCCGTGCGCCCCGAGCTGCTCGAGTCGCTGGGCGTCGCGCACCTGGGGCTGAAGACCGGCGCGGTGTGCGTCTACCACGCCTACGTCGCGACCGCGGTCGAGGCGCTGCGCGGCAGCGGGATTCCCGTGGCCGCCGTGTCGACGGGCTTCCCGGCCGGTCTGTCGCCGCTGCGCGAGCGGCTGGCGGAGATCCGCGCCTCGGTGGCCGACGGCGCGACCGAGATCGACACCGTCATCACGCGCGCGCACGTGCTGCGCGGCGAGTGGGAGGCGCTGTACGACGAGGTGAAGGCGATGCGCGAGGCGTGCGGCGACGCGCACCTCAAGGTCATCCTCGCGACCGGTGAGCTGGCGACGCTGACGAACGTCGCGCGCGCCAGCGAGGTCGCGATGCAGGCGGGCGCGGACTTCATCAAGACGTCCACCGGCAAGGAAGGGACGAACGCGACGCTCCCCTACGCGCTCGTGATGTGCCGCGGCATCCGCGCGTACCAGGAGCGCACGGGCCACCTGGTCGGCTTCAAGCCGGCGGGCGGCATCCGCGCCGCGAAGGGCGTGCTGGAGTTCATGTACGTCATGAAGGAGGAGCTGGGCGACCGCTGGCTCAAGCCCGACCTGTTCCGCGTCGGCGCCAGCGCGCTGCTGACCGACATCGAGCGCCAGCTCGAGCACTTCGTCACGGGGCGCTATTCGGCGGCCCATCGCCACCCGATGGTCTGA